In the Pseudolabrys taiwanensis genome, one interval contains:
- the ispG gene encoding flavodoxin-dependent (E)-4-hydroxy-3-methylbut-2-enyl-diphosphate synthase, which produces MSTSAQARHRTVPVDVGGVLVGGSAPIVVQSMTNTDTADVEGTARQVAALARAGSELVRITVDRDEAAAAVPHIKERLLKMGVKVPIVGDFHYIGHKLLADHPGCAEALDKYRINPGNVGFKDKKDKQFSQIVEMAIKHGKPVRIGANWGSLDQELLTHLMDENSKSENPLGAREVMHEAMVQSALLSAARAEEIGLPKNRIILSAKVSAVQDLIAVYAELARRSDYALHLGLTEAGMGSKGIVASSAAMGVLLQQGIGDTIRISLTPEPNGDRTREVQVAQELLQTMGLRTFVPLVAACPGCGRTTSTTFQELASDIQGFIRTSMPEWKTRYPGVETLNVAVMGCIVNGPGESKHADIGISLPGTGETPTAPVFIDGKKAATLRGPTLSAEFKQMVIDYIERRFGAGGANRTAAE; this is translated from the coding sequence ATGAGCACTTCGGCACAAGCGCGGCACCGGACGGTTCCGGTCGACGTTGGCGGCGTTTTGGTGGGCGGTTCGGCCCCGATCGTCGTGCAATCGATGACCAACACCGACACAGCCGATGTCGAGGGCACCGCGCGCCAGGTGGCGGCATTGGCCCGCGCCGGCTCCGAGCTCGTGCGTATCACCGTCGACCGTGACGAGGCCGCCGCCGCTGTGCCGCACATCAAGGAGCGGCTTCTGAAGATGGGTGTGAAGGTGCCGATCGTCGGCGACTTCCACTATATTGGCCACAAGCTGCTCGCCGATCACCCCGGCTGCGCCGAAGCGCTCGACAAGTACCGGATCAATCCGGGCAATGTCGGTTTCAAGGACAAGAAGGACAAACAGTTCTCACAGATCGTCGAGATGGCGATCAAGCACGGCAAGCCGGTGCGCATCGGCGCCAATTGGGGCTCGCTCGATCAGGAATTGCTCACGCACCTGATGGACGAGAACTCCAAATCCGAAAATCCGCTCGGTGCGCGCGAGGTCATGCACGAAGCGATGGTGCAGTCGGCGCTGCTGTCGGCCGCGCGCGCGGAAGAGATCGGCTTGCCGAAGAACCGCATCATCCTGTCGGCGAAGGTCTCGGCCGTGCAGGATCTGATCGCCGTCTATGCCGAGCTGGCGCGCCGCTCCGATTACGCGCTGCACCTCGGTCTCACCGAAGCCGGCATGGGCTCCAAGGGCATTGTCGCGTCGTCCGCCGCCATGGGCGTGTTGCTGCAGCAGGGCATCGGCGACACCATCCGCATTTCGCTGACGCCGGAGCCCAATGGTGACCGCACCCGCGAGGTGCAGGTGGCGCAGGAGCTGCTGCAGACCATGGGTCTGCGCACCTTCGTGCCGCTGGTCGCGGCGTGCCCCGGCTGCGGCCGCACGACGTCGACGACCTTCCAGGAGCTTGCGTCCGACATCCAAGGCTTCATCCGCACGTCGATGCCCGAATGGAAGACGCGCTATCCCGGCGTCGAGACGCTCAACGTCGCGGTGATGGGCTGCATCGTCAACGGCCCGGGCGAGAGCAAGCACGCCGACATCGGCATCTCGCTGCCCGGCACCGGCGAAACGCCGACCGCGCCGGTGTTCATCGACGGCAAGAAGGCCGCGACCTTGCGCGGTCCTACCTTGAGCGCCGAGTTCAAGCAGATGGTGATCGATTACATCGAGCGCCGCTTCGGCGCCGGCGGAGCGAATCGGACCGCCGCCGAGTGA
- a CDS encoding DMT family transporter: MSATASHVTRPLDALAAGVVVVLCLSWGFNQVAVKLALPEIPPYTQAMIRSIGATVLVAGWCKLRGIPIFSRDGSLMAGIAAGIGFGLEFVFVFQGLVYTTATRAVLFIYLAPFFVVLGTRIFLPADRFSKFQWLGLGLSFAGMLLAFGLPTPALDPRQMLGDVMMVAAAVAWAFTTLVIKAKLTRISSEKVMLYQLVVSVVMLGFCAVVAGERMTHMPSALALGALAYQTIWVVSVTFVIWFALVVRYSANRLSAFTFLTPLFGVAAGHLVLNEPLTPAFGAAVALVAAGLVLVNRAGKA, from the coding sequence GTGTCCGCCACCGCAAGTCACGTCACTCGTCCGCTCGATGCGCTTGCCGCCGGCGTCGTGGTGGTGCTGTGCCTCTCTTGGGGCTTCAACCAGGTCGCGGTGAAGCTCGCGCTGCCTGAGATCCCGCCTTATACGCAAGCGATGATCCGCTCCATCGGCGCCACCGTGCTGGTGGCAGGATGGTGCAAGCTGCGCGGCATCCCGATTTTCTCGCGCGACGGCAGCCTGATGGCGGGGATCGCCGCCGGCATCGGCTTCGGCCTGGAATTCGTCTTCGTCTTCCAGGGCCTCGTCTACACCACCGCGACCCGGGCGGTGCTGTTCATCTATCTCGCGCCGTTCTTCGTCGTGCTCGGCACGCGAATTTTCCTGCCGGCGGATCGCTTCAGCAAATTCCAGTGGCTTGGGCTGGGACTGTCCTTCGCCGGCATGCTGCTCGCGTTCGGTCTGCCGACGCCGGCGCTCGATCCGCGCCAGATGCTCGGCGACGTGATGATGGTGGCGGCTGCTGTGGCCTGGGCGTTCACCACCTTGGTGATCAAGGCGAAGCTGACGCGCATCTCGTCTGAGAAGGTCATGCTGTATCAGCTTGTCGTCTCGGTGGTGATGCTCGGCTTCTGCGCGGTGGTGGCCGGAGAGCGCATGACCCACATGCCCTCCGCGCTGGCGCTCGGCGCGCTCGCCTATCAGACCATCTGGGTGGTGAGCGTCACCTTCGTCATCTGGTTCGCCCTGGTGGTGCGCTATTCGGCCAACCGGCTGTCGGCCTTCACCTTCCTGACCCCCTTGTTCGGCGTCGCCGCCGGCCATCTGGTTCTGAACGAGCCGCTCACGCCGGCCTTCGGGGCGGCGGTGGCGCTGGTCGCCGCCGGGTTGGTGCTGGTCAACCGCGCCGGGAAGGCCTAG
- a CDS encoding Fur family transcriptional regulator: protein MAKKAHSHAVFPAPDHDHGRCASDAIAHAEAVCTARKERLTPIRRQVLEALLERHQPLGAYELIDRLAEDGARPAPITIYRALDFLREQGFVHRIESRNAFVACGHNHDSGDPVVFLICEKCGAVGEAASATVAETIRTASRAVGFTPKTPVIEIFGTCAHCSAN, encoded by the coding sequence TTGGCGAAAAAAGCGCATTCCCACGCGGTATTTCCGGCGCCCGACCACGATCATGGTCGCTGTGCTAGCGATGCCATTGCTCACGCCGAGGCGGTCTGCACCGCCCGCAAGGAGCGCCTGACGCCGATCCGCCGGCAGGTGCTCGAGGCGTTGCTCGAACGGCATCAGCCGCTTGGCGCCTACGAGCTGATCGATCGGCTGGCCGAGGACGGCGCGAGGCCCGCGCCGATCACCATCTACCGCGCGCTCGACTTCCTGCGCGAACAGGGCTTCGTCCACCGCATCGAAAGCCGCAATGCGTTCGTCGCCTGCGGCCACAATCACGATAGTGGCGATCCGGTCGTGTTCCTGATCTGCGAGAAATGCGGCGCCGTCGGCGAAGCGGCGTCCGCTACGGTGGCGGAGACGATCCGGACAGCCTCGCGTGCCGTCGGCTTCACGCCGAAGACGCCGGTCATCGAGATCTTCGGCACCTGCGCCCACTGCAGCGCGAACTGA
- a CDS encoding 3-hydroxybutyrate dehydrogenase, which translates to MLKGKTALITGSTSGIGLAIARAFAKEGANVMLNGFGDKDAIEKERAGLEKEFGIKARYSAADMTKPAEIADMVSATEKEFGALDILVNNAGIQHVANIEDFPVEKWDAVIAINLSSSFHTIRAAMPGMKKRKWGRIINIASAHGLVASTQKVAYVAAKHGLVGMTKVVAMEAANDGVTCNAICPGWVLTPLVQKQIDDRAKASGKSVRDEEIALLSEKQPMHKFTKPENIGALAVFLAGDAAESITGSAYSIDGGWVAQ; encoded by the coding sequence ATGCTTAAAGGCAAGACTGCGCTCATCACCGGATCGACATCCGGCATCGGATTGGCGATCGCGCGCGCTTTCGCGAAAGAAGGCGCCAACGTGATGCTCAACGGCTTCGGCGACAAGGATGCGATCGAAAAAGAACGCGCCGGGCTGGAGAAGGAATTCGGGATCAAGGCCCGCTATTCGGCCGCCGACATGACCAAGCCCGCCGAGATCGCGGATATGGTGAGCGCGACCGAAAAGGAGTTCGGCGCTCTCGACATCCTGGTCAACAATGCCGGCATCCAACACGTGGCGAACATCGAGGATTTCCCCGTCGAGAAGTGGGACGCGGTCATCGCCATCAATCTCTCGTCGTCGTTTCACACCATCCGTGCCGCCATGCCCGGCATGAAGAAACGCAAATGGGGCCGCATCATCAACATCGCTTCGGCGCATGGTTTGGTCGCGAGCACGCAGAAGGTCGCTTACGTCGCGGCCAAGCACGGCCTGGTCGGCATGACCAAGGTGGTGGCAATGGAAGCGGCGAACGACGGCGTCACCTGCAATGCCATCTGCCCCGGCTGGGTGCTCACACCGCTGGTGCAAAAGCAGATCGACGATCGCGCCAAGGCGTCGGGCAAGAGCGTGCGCGATGAAGAGATCGCGCTGCTCTCCGAGAAGCAGCCGATGCACAAGTTCACCAAGCCGGAGAATATCGGCGCCCTCGCCGTGTTCCTGGCGGGCGACGCGGCCGAGAGCATCACCGGCTCGGCCTATTCGATCGACGGCGGCTGGGTCGCGCAGTGA
- a CDS encoding patatin-like phospholipase family protein: MIDIISRALRGNRRKATGPNGEKRINLALQGGGAHGAFTWGVLDYLLEDGRLLVEGISGTSAGAVNAVMLADGLKRGGPDEARKRLADFWQAASLGGDLPPLQRTVLNRLFSLLPGEGLPTFDWLSNWSRYLSPYDLNPLNINPLKDLIERFVDFDGLRADTRQLFIAATNVQTGKLHIFPRDKISAEAVMASACLPAVFRAVEIDGVPYWDGGYLGNPVLFPFFRTTDTEDVLIVQINPLVRKKVPTTTRDIVARVNEITFNSALMAELRAIEFVNRLIEQKRLPRGTGENEYRQIKVHRIVLEGLGERFAGASKLRNDYESFELLRKLGERAARRFLDAHYDNIGVRSSIDLKSELVSEGA; the protein is encoded by the coding sequence ATGATCGACATCATCTCGCGCGCCCTCCGCGGCAACAGACGCAAAGCCACGGGGCCGAACGGCGAAAAGCGCATCAATCTCGCATTGCAAGGCGGCGGCGCGCACGGCGCTTTCACCTGGGGTGTGCTCGATTATCTTCTGGAAGATGGCCGCCTTCTCGTCGAAGGCATTTCCGGCACGTCGGCCGGCGCCGTCAACGCCGTGATGCTGGCCGATGGCCTCAAGCGCGGCGGACCCGACGAAGCGCGCAAACGGCTGGCCGATTTCTGGCAGGCAGCGAGCTTGGGCGGCGACCTGCCGCCCCTTCAGCGCACGGTGCTCAACCGGCTGTTTTCGCTATTGCCCGGCGAGGGCCTGCCGACCTTCGACTGGCTCAGCAACTGGTCGCGCTATCTTTCGCCTTACGATCTCAATCCGCTCAACATCAATCCGCTCAAGGATCTGATCGAGCGCTTCGTCGATTTCGATGGCCTGCGTGCCGACACGCGCCAGCTCTTCATCGCCGCCACCAATGTGCAGACCGGCAAGCTGCATATCTTCCCGCGCGACAAGATCTCCGCCGAAGCGGTGATGGCATCGGCCTGCCTGCCGGCGGTGTTCCGCGCGGTCGAGATCGACGGTGTGCCCTATTGGGACGGCGGCTATCTCGGCAATCCGGTATTGTTTCCCTTCTTCCGTACCACCGACACCGAGGACGTGCTGATCGTTCAGATCAATCCGCTGGTGCGCAAGAAGGTACCGACCACGACCCGCGATATCGTCGCGCGCGTCAACGAGATCACCTTCAATTCGGCGCTGATGGCGGAACTGCGCGCGATCGAGTTCGTCAACCGGCTGATCGAACAGAAGCGGCTGCCGCGCGGCACCGGCGAGAACGAGTACCGCCAGATCAAAGTCCATCGCATCGTGCTCGAGGGCCTCGGCGAACGTTTCGCCGGCGCAAGCAAGCTGCGCAACGACTACGAATCGTTCGAGCTGCTGCGCAAGCTGGGCGAGCGTGCGGCGCGCCGCTTCCTCGACGCCCATTACGACAATATCGGCGTGCGTTCGAGCATCGATCTCAAGTCGGAACTCGTGTCGGAGGGAGCATAG
- a CDS encoding O-acetyl-ADP-ribose deacetylase, with protein sequence MPHPTATIGNTQLDIVVADITTLDVDAIVNAANRSLLGGGGVDGAIHRAAGPQLLDECRTLGGCDTGDAKITRGYRLKARHVIHAVGPVWNGGGRHEDALLASCYRTALDLAAQHRLASVAFPAISTGVYRFPGERAARIAVETVASVVATQPRGLARAIFCCFSEDSAAHHTAAIAALGLA encoded by the coding sequence ATGCCCCACCCCACCGCCACGATCGGCAACACGCAACTCGATATCGTCGTCGCCGACATCACCACGCTCGACGTCGATGCCATCGTCAACGCCGCCAACCGCTCCCTGCTCGGTGGCGGCGGCGTCGACGGCGCGATCCACCGCGCTGCAGGGCCGCAATTGCTCGATGAGTGCCGCACGCTCGGCGGCTGCGACACCGGCGACGCCAAAATCACGCGCGGCTATCGGCTAAAAGCGCGCCATGTGATCCATGCCGTGGGACCGGTGTGGAACGGCGGCGGTCGCCATGAAGACGCGCTGCTGGCGAGCTGCTATCGCACGGCGCTCGATCTCGCCGCGCAGCACCGGCTCGCGTCGGTTGCCTTCCCGGCTATCTCGACCGGCGTCTATCGTTTTCCGGGGGAGCGGGCCGCGCGCATCGCCGTCGAAACAGTGGCATCGGTGGTTGCCACGCAGCCGCGGGGGCTCGCCCGCGCGATCTTCTGCTGCTTCTCTGAGGACAGCGCCGCCCATCACACGGCGGCCATCGCCGCGTTAGGGCTGGCTTAA
- a CDS encoding MarR family winged helix-turn-helix transcriptional regulator: protein MPKFPIEREIAFALKDVSRMLATYADQQGRDFGISSAQWSVLVRLDRSEGLKQSELAELLDLQPISLTRLLDRLADNGLIERRADPNDRRANRLYLTPAARPMLEQLGELSKRLMETVLDGLGAESRERLARDLNVLKDNLRAAINRNAQPQTNKVLIS from the coding sequence ATGCCAAAGTTCCCGATCGAGCGCGAAATTGCCTTTGCTCTCAAGGACGTATCCCGGATGCTGGCGACCTATGCCGACCAGCAGGGACGCGACTTTGGGATTTCGAGTGCGCAGTGGAGCGTGCTGGTCCGGCTGGATCGAAGCGAGGGTCTCAAGCAGTCCGAACTCGCCGAGTTGCTCGACCTCCAGCCGATTTCGCTCACCCGTCTGCTCGACCGTCTCGCCGACAATGGCCTGATCGAACGCCGCGCGGATCCGAATGATCGCCGCGCCAACCGCCTTTATCTGACGCCGGCTGCTCGCCCGATGCTGGAGCAACTCGGCGAACTCAGCAAACGCCTGATGGAAACCGTGCTGGACGGACTCGGCGCCGAATCGCGTGAGCGGCTCGCGCGCGATCTCAACGTCTTGAAGGACAACCTTCGCGCCGCCATCAACCGCAACGCCCAACCGCAAACCAACAAAGTTCTCATATCATGA
- a CDS encoding HlyD family secretion protein, with the protein MSDKALKVVPQPEAKSAPESEADTSAQSGAAPRMDRKRLRMILLIVLPLIAVLAGIGIYLTGGRYISTDNAYVGAQKVLITPDIAGKIVRVAVREGQHVKPGDELFTLDQVPFSLALDQAKAKVDAARVDYEKAMTSLKSLRSMADLAQKSVELKQRDLDRKTKLVATQAGSAADVDTAAASLVTAQTIAQFTVQQRDTTLSQLLGDPELPLERFPEYVQAKAALADAQRNYDHTIVRAPISGTATQVDNIQIGRFVPAGTPILSVIDDQAPWVDANPKETDITYLRVGQKVTLDVDSFPDHTFTGHVVAVSPGTGAQFSILPPQNASGNWVKVVQRVPVRIAFDKDEAIRRLRAGMSVNVSIDTGHSRLPFGSAMAKDAQ; encoded by the coding sequence ATGAGTGACAAAGCCCTGAAGGTCGTTCCCCAGCCGGAGGCGAAGTCGGCGCCCGAAAGCGAGGCCGATACTTCCGCCCAGAGTGGCGCGGCGCCACGCATGGACCGCAAGCGCCTGCGCATGATCCTGCTGATCGTGCTGCCGCTGATCGCGGTTCTGGCGGGCATCGGCATTTATCTGACCGGCGGCCGCTACATCTCCACCGACAATGCGTATGTCGGCGCCCAGAAAGTGCTGATCACGCCCGACATCGCCGGCAAGATCGTGCGTGTCGCCGTGCGCGAAGGCCAGCACGTCAAGCCGGGCGACGAACTTTTCACGCTCGACCAGGTGCCTTTCTCTCTCGCTCTCGACCAGGCCAAGGCAAAGGTCGATGCCGCGCGCGTGGATTACGAGAAAGCGATGACCAGCCTCAAGTCGCTGCGCAGCATGGCCGACTTGGCGCAGAAGAGCGTCGAGCTTAAGCAACGCGATCTCGACCGCAAGACCAAGCTCGTTGCCACACAGGCCGGCTCCGCCGCCGACGTCGACACCGCGGCCGCCTCGCTGGTGACAGCTCAGACGATCGCGCAATTCACCGTCCAGCAGCGCGACACGACGCTGAGCCAGTTGCTCGGCGATCCCGAGCTGCCGCTCGAGCGCTTCCCGGAGTATGTGCAAGCCAAGGCTGCGCTCGCGGACGCGCAGCGAAACTACGACCACACGATCGTGCGCGCGCCGATCTCCGGCACCGCGACGCAGGTCGACAACATTCAGATCGGTCGCTTCGTCCCCGCTGGCACGCCGATCCTCAGCGTCATCGACGATCAGGCGCCGTGGGTGGATGCCAATCCGAAGGAGACGGACATCACCTATCTCCGCGTCGGGCAGAAGGTGACGCTCGACGTCGACTCCTTCCCGGACCACACCTTCACCGGTCACGTCGTCGCGGTCAGCCCCGGCACGGGCGCGCAGTTCTCGATCCTGCCGCCGCAGAACGCGTCGGGCAATTGGGTCAAAGTCGTGCAACGCGTGCCCGTGCGCATCGCCTTCGACAAGGATGAGGCGATCCGACGTCTGCGCGCCGGCATGAGCGTCAACGTGTCGATCGACACCGGCCATAGCCGCCTGCCGTTCGGTTCCGCCATGGCGAAGGACGCCCAATGA
- a CDS encoding DHA2 family efflux MFS transporter permease subunit produces MTAGSAMAPGFRRTLITVCAMTATIMQALDTTIANVALPYMQGSLSASLDQINWVLTSYIVAAAIMTAPMGWLSDRFGRKKLFITCVSGFTVASLLCALAQNIEQMVLFRLLQGMAGAALVPLSQSVLLDAYSVEERSQAMAIWGIGVMLGPIMGPTLGAWLTDNYSWHWVFLINLPIGIITVLGLMTFMDETETQGHLRFDWFGFIALAVGIGSLQLLLDRGEQVGWFDSNEIWIEAIISAVGFYYFFAHSLTTPEPFVRFELFKDRNFVSGVVFMVVIGVVLFGTMALVTPFMQNLLGYPIQTAGFLLGSRGIGTLLTMMAAPRLMRLIESRYLILTGLALTGATLYHMTAFSLDTTQTTIVVTSIVQGVGLGLLFVPITSVAFTTLPGHLRTGGTAMLTLVRNIGSSIGISMVIAQLTSGTTYMHARLTENVTPFNNALQMPDVAGTLNLQSDTGRALLDSIVTQQANLIAYLNDYKLLMYLTLIMIPLVWIIGTSRKQATGGAHDDEPVVID; encoded by the coding sequence ATGACGGCCGGTTCAGCGATGGCGCCGGGCTTCAGGCGCACGCTGATCACAGTGTGCGCCATGACGGCCACGATCATGCAGGCGCTCGACACGACGATCGCCAACGTGGCCCTGCCCTATATGCAGGGCTCGTTGTCGGCGTCGCTCGACCAGATCAACTGGGTGCTTACCTCCTACATCGTCGCGGCCGCCATCATGACGGCGCCGATGGGCTGGCTGTCGGACCGTTTCGGCCGCAAGAAGCTGTTCATCACCTGCGTCTCCGGCTTCACCGTCGCCTCGTTACTCTGCGCTCTCGCCCAGAACATCGAGCAGATGGTGCTGTTCCGTCTGCTGCAAGGCATGGCCGGCGCTGCGCTGGTGCCGCTGTCCCAATCGGTGCTGCTAGACGCCTATTCGGTCGAGGAACGCAGCCAGGCGATGGCGATCTGGGGCATCGGCGTGATGCTCGGCCCGATCATGGGCCCGACATTGGGCGCATGGCTCACCGACAATTACTCGTGGCACTGGGTATTCCTGATCAACCTGCCGATCGGCATCATCACCGTGCTCGGCCTGATGACGTTCATGGACGAGACCGAGACGCAGGGACATCTGCGCTTCGACTGGTTCGGCTTCATCGCTCTCGCCGTCGGCATCGGCTCGCTGCAGTTGTTGCTCGACCGCGGCGAACAGGTCGGCTGGTTTGACTCCAACGAGATCTGGATCGAGGCGATCATCTCGGCGGTCGGCTTCTATTACTTCTTCGCTCATTCGCTGACGACGCCCGAACCCTTCGTCCGCTTCGAGCTGTTCAAGGACCGCAACTTTGTCTCGGGCGTCGTGTTCATGGTGGTGATCGGCGTGGTGCTGTTCGGCACCATGGCACTCGTCACGCCGTTCATGCAGAACCTGCTCGGCTATCCGATCCAGACCGCGGGCTTTCTACTCGGCTCGCGCGGCATCGGCACGCTGTTGACGATGATGGCGGCGCCGCGGCTGATGCGGCTGATCGAAAGCCGCTATCTGATCCTAACCGGACTCGCGCTCACCGGCGCGACGCTCTACCACATGACCGCCTTCTCGCTCGACACGACGCAGACCACGATCGTGGTGACGAGCATCGTGCAGGGCGTCGGCCTCGGCCTCTTGTTCGTGCCGATCACTTCGGTGGCGTTCACGACCCTGCCCGGCCATCTGCGGACCGGCGGCACCGCCATGCTGACTCTGGTGCGCAACATCGGCTCCTCGATCGGCATCTCCATGGTGATCGCGCAGCTCACCAGCGGCACGACATACATGCACGCGCGGCTGACAGAGAACGTGACGCCCTTCAACAACGCGCTGCAGATGCCGGACGTTGCCGGCACGCTGAACCTGCAAAGCGACACCGGCCGGGCGCTGCTCGACTCAATCGTCACGCAGCAGGCGAATTTGATCGCCTACCTCAACGACTACAAATTGCTGATGTACCTGACCCTGATCATGATCCCGCTGGTGTGGATCATCGGCACCAGCCGCAAGCAGGCCACGGGCGGCGCGCATGACGATGAGCCGGTGGTGATCGACTAA